The Penaeus chinensis breed Huanghai No. 1 chromosome 34, ASM1920278v2, whole genome shotgun sequence DNA window TTCAGAATTTGAAATAATCAACACTTCATGTTATATACAGCACCTTGGTGGATGTCTTCAACAGATCACAGTTGACAGCactaattgtttttttatcacataTGTGCAACAACTCCCCAAGCTTTTAGAACATCCTCTGACTACTTGAGAATCACAGCTGATGTAGCCTGTAGACTTTCAAATGAGATGCCTCAAATTACATGATTTAATCCCTACAACATGTAaaggaatataaatacatacagtattTTATGGTGTTGATGAAACGCAGCTTGATAGTAACTAGACAATACGAAAGCTGCACGTGTAATAAATATGGAAATTAAATTCAAATAAATGGCTTCAGATTCTGATAATGCAAGAATGAGATGGAAATGAATGAATGTAGACCAGACAAAACATAGAActgtacaaaaaataaatatatacttaatttCCCTGAATAACACATAAAACTAAACTGATATGCAAATTTCTGAACTTAAACCTACAACACCAGATATCACTTATTATAAAGAAAGAATATCATTCTAAGTCCAGTCACATGTAGATATTACTCTTCAGTTGCATAATTTTACAATCACTGGTTTCTCTACATAATTTCCAAAAATCTGACCCCTGCAATTTTAATCTTCAGTATCTATCTCTAGTACCCAATAGCAAAATTGAAGTGACAAGgagaataataaataactaattaCTTAAACCAATATAAATGCTAGGAATGACAAATTTTGCTTTCGTGTCTTATTAATTTCAAGTTAATCTTTTTCATGAAATATTtctaataaatgaaatgaaacccTCCGTCCACAGTATTCACCCATTAAATTCACTTTCATAATATTATAAGTGTTGGTAGGTTATCAGTCTGatgatgctaaaaaaaaaaatcttattgacGTACAATGTCCTGTCTTTTTGCCTGTTTCCTAAATGAACGTCCAGTTAACTGCAGGTTTGTCTTAACCTTGTTTATCAGCCTTATAAAAAAGAACATACCATCATATTTGTGGAAATCAATCAGCTTATCAGCAACCACAATAAATTAATAACCATCCCTGAGGTAAGCAGCCCACATGTAATGTACATGTTCACAGCATTCAAACACTGCTATCCTTCATGAACTGAAAATATCTGTAACCTCAGAGAAGACTTCAACAGGCTCCATTACAAATATACTTCAAATGTAAATCAGCAATTCCTTTCCTTGATGTAAAGTACAATTAGGATCATTGTTCTTCTTGGAATGTCTGAGGCTGGTCCCTCCACTACTCACTCGTACATTGCAGACGCAACATTTTCATTCCTGAAAGAAGGTAAGATCACAGTTAGACATCATCAAGGGGAATGATTATATAAAATGGTAAACCAGACCAGACCTTTTACTTGCTTTCCATGTCAATGTTATTTCACAGAAATCAAGCAACCATTAACTTTTTCACCCTAACGACAGGACAAGCAAATCCTTAGAGCACAAACATCATGTAAAAAACTGAACTTTCagggatatacaaaaaaaaatcatcaatatacctcagaaaaaatatgtgtgtgtatatagtgacAAAATGCATGGTAGCCCAGAAGAGAAAAATGCAAAACCACATTGCAAAAGAGAAAGATGTTCTTACCACCACTGAAAAGTTTAAGGTTCCAACAAGAtcactatttccctctctcctctgaaaGGACTGCTTCTATTTCAGTGGACACGTCAGGCAAAGGGTGCCCGCCAGTATTGCAAGGAAGAGTATTCGCCCAGTGTCTCCTGATGAGCAACAGGAGGGAACATGTGGTTCGATATGTCACTGAGGTTTGAGTACCTGtataggaggaaaaaataaaacatataattagGACAGAAGTCTCATCTCCCTTCTGCAACTCATGTATAAACTTGCATTATAGACGTTTAGGAGTACAATACTTGAATCCTTTTTTTATAAGGAGAGTAATTCATTTCATCCTAAAAATCACTCTTATTACCTGATGCTGAGAACTAAATTTTAATTCAATCAAAATACCGGCTTTTGCTAATTTTTCCCTACAATTCTCTAACTACTTCATTGCTCTTCCAACACAATCAAGCTTATCTAAGTCATTACTAATGCCATATAACCAGGCACTTATGACTGTGATACGTTTGGTAGTAGCATCATGTCAATACATAACTATAAGGATTTAAgatataataactaataatcaAAAACAAAATGTCTGCATTCTTATCCAACAGAAAACCAAAGCATTGTAAGATTTTCACAGGAAGAGCAATACTTTAATTTTGAATAAACGTAAGCTGTGCAGAATTGGTTTGAGAAATTGCATAATAATTCAAAGATACTAAGCAATAAGCAGCATGAAATATCATCTGGTATTTATGAGTTATTGAATTAGAAATAGAATTCTAAAGTGCATTTCAAATATCACATTTTCTATCCTAAACAGAGACTTTGGAAGACATTCtccatatattcataaatcattTTTTGGAACATCAAGAAAAATATGCCTTTCAGGAAATTTAAGCcataagagaatgaaggaaacctatgtaaagtagaaaaaaatgacACTAGGGTATCACAAAGTACAATACAAAAGTGTACTGCACTTTCAAGGTGTCAACATCCAAATGAAGCACTCTCCTTACCATGGAAAAGTATCTCTAGGTGAGAAAACTTCTCAGAAAAACATAATGTATCACATGTAGCACATCATAACATATGGGAACAACAGGGTTTCCTTTATTAGTAGATGCTCATTCAGTCTTTACATGCACAAACCATCTCCTCTGCAACCTTAATTCTGTTAGTCTCATTTATACTAGGGTTAGCAACATTTGTTTATGCAAGCAAAGATCATCTAATATAATACCACAAACCTGTTAAAAACAAAAGGCAACTTCTATCACTTATGGAAGTATGGTTATATTACCCCCACAGAAATGCTTCcgtgtatataaaaaacaatggaaaaattATACGATccttgtgtgtgttgatgtataatGCCAATTATGCAGGAATTACCAATTGCATGTTAATGAAGCCTCAAAGCATTAGAAAGCTTGATATTTGGTTCAGTAATCTAGGAAAGTGTAAGGGCAAGCTCTGTTAAGTACAGGCTGATACTGTGGTCAAACATATACCTTACCCTTACCCTAAACTTCAGTGAGCTTTAACAGAAGCTGAACTTGAAATGATTAGCGTGGGACAGCCTTCTGCCTGGCCCATGTGAATGGAGTGGTTTCCTTTTAACCTACTcagaatgacagtaataattttcAGTTATGCATTCTTTCGTCTAATCCATCCCTTTCAAAAGATTCATCCGAATGGTCTCCTTGAATTATGAACCAAGTTCCGATAGATCTATCCCCGAAGGAAACCCCTCCCAGTCACTGTCGTAACAGTCACAAATGTCATTATCACTGCAGCTGCAATTTTCTGCTTCACTATCACTGTACATGAACCCAACAAGGTTACGAGGCACCATTGTTCTTGGCAGAGGAGGGAAAGTTTCATCAACTACTTTGCTTTGTCGTATGTAACTGCAAAGAGAAGTGGTAGCCTATTAGCACACCCACAACTATGTTCACTTCCTACAGAGTATTCCTCTTAATCAGTGTGATAAGCAAATGTACATGAAGCAGTAAGAGGAAACATTCATGCTCTAACAAGATTTCTATGACTGCTAAATGATATCAATTAAAGAGAAGCTAaggtttatcaaaatatattcatttctttaaaCCAGTCCCTTTAGTAATCTAGTCCAtaggagaaatatataaaatcaatcaTACAGAATGGGATGTCTTAAAATAACCATACACACAGAGCAACTTTgatttttaatttactttatatTCTCCATGGGCTAAATTAACTAAAAATGCATTCACCTAAGGAAATCAATGAAAAGATTATAGAAAAAACATGTGAGGTCAGATGAAATACATCACCACAAAAAAAGTATATCCACACCTACATATTGGGAAAAAAAGCAACAGATTTATCTTAATAATTGGTATTCAAAAAGCCAGAAAATAATTACTTGCAAAACCCTGTTGTTCCTACATAGAAAGCACCAACTATTTACATTCAAAATAATGCTCAACAGGAACATATCAACATCTATGTCCTACATCTGAATATGTTTACATTTCTGCTTACACCAGTGGTTATTTGTCTGTGGatgtatatttcataaatatgtcAGCACATATTCCATGAATTTATTTTTAACCTAATGCCGACAAGCATGGCATGTTCAtgtatgccatgtccactgtgagtttacttgtattattttttttacacatagatggctacacttgtaataagtcaccaatgagccaattatgaggattgcctgtctcacccgtttaccctttcctttgatttatgaaaatattttacgttatcttgtgttgtagttactaatgtttataacattatagtaattataatgtttataataaaaataacaccattaatattcatagcactagaaaaaaatacGTTCTTCccatcaattcaaggaaaggtgaaatcaggtaagataacaaggtctagtaattgactcctttgtggctaagcactagcagagccatttatgtgcagagacatttcacaaaaatataaaaaatgagcacagcattttccccatcttgTATTCCTTATCCCTGGTGGCAGTGGGTTAAAATAATTTTCCTTTATGCAAGTGTTTCTTCATACAAGCTTGTGACTGAAAACATATGGGTGATACAGCTGACTGGTGCATctgacattaccattatcaaaaagTTTATTTGAAAATACACTTCTAATGTACTTAATCAAAATATTATCAAGTGGAAAAAACATTACAGATTTGAGACACAACAACCAGcaaattttattttaaagttttatttatctatctatctactaatcatTCCCATAGCTTTATGGCTATACTAAAATTCTAAAGCAAAGCATGCTAATCAAAACTTTATTttaaaaattgtgtatatataaaaaaaggccaAATTTTAACATGGAATGTTAgacaatgctaaaaaaaaaaactacttgagAAAAGATGCATGTTATATACTTACGAGGATTGGAATGTCTGAGTTAATTCATGCTTTAGCTCGCCTCTGTGGTTGATGGTAAATATTCGAGAAATGGGAATTCCTACAGCACGATAGGCCCACACATCCTGGAAAAGGAGAGTTGTGTAAATGTAAAAATTACAGATACATTATGCAACACCGATAGTTTACACATGACAAGACTTACAGTGATGCTGGGAACCAAGAGTAACTGACAAAGTTCACGAAGGACAAATGTAACAATCTTCAACCTTATGCTAATAAACCAAGTAcctgtcattttttctttctccttttgtgttatttgtatcataacattcaatttgtatcaAGACATGAATACCTACGAAGATGCATTTCTAAGGTAGTCTAAATGAAGGAAAGTGAATGGAAACACTTGGCAACTCAAATGCGCTTGTTCTCATGCATCTGGCAGTGTCCGGGTTGAAGTTACTACTTCTGTCCAACACTGCACAATTATTGGGTTCAGGTAACTTTCACTCTGTCCAGAGTCAAAGTCAGTGCAAAAGCTAATCAACTAATGTTGACTTTTCTTTCGGCAAGAATATAAAGActttgaaaacaaataaaattagatAACTCTGTTAATATTCCTGAAATAGTACAAAGTACCATAAAGATAAATCTTACATTGATCTTATTTCCATATCCAGAGTAGAAAGGATTTCTAGCAGGTGGATACAATGCCTGGATATCCCTCAAACAAGAGATCTTGAATTCCTCGGGCTTCTTCTCAATGACTTCACGATGGAAAGCTTGCACTAGGGACGTAGGATTTAATAACAGAGGCCCATCAGGTAGAGATAAGTCTCCCTGTTTGATGGAACGGAGATAGTCCCGAGTGATACGTGCCTGTCCTGCAATAACAATTTTGAAAAATGTCATCAGTTCACCTTGAAGGTAATTACTGTACTTTATTATCAATTAGACTAGTGTGGCATCTTAGACTCTTCCCTAAAAAGGTCATTAATTTCCATTCTACTCCCTTTTGATTCTTCACAAATTTACCACATCGTAAAGACTTAAGTGAATAAAAATCATATCCAAGATTCTTTATCACTTAAATTCTTTAACAGAATGGAATTGCAAAATAATAGGGGAATTTGGAACTTGTGATGATAGCCTACCATATAAGCTTCAAAATCTCAAtgtaagaataacaaaacaattaatAGGAGTATTAGTTACATCTAAATATTTGTTAATGATCAATCCTATTAGACATAACTGCAGATTCTTAAATACAATTCTccagataatgaaaatcatgatgaagATAGAAACACAACTACTTTAATAAAATTTcctaaacaaaagaaataaagaaatagaagaaagtgaATATAAAATGTTGACTAAAtcacaaagacagaaaaataaaaatacagtaaaTGTAAAAACATTCTTACCAATAGCTCTTGCAGACAGGTACAAGAAATGGTAGCCATTGTTCTTGATTTTGGTAAAGAGTTGAGCTACCCCACTCTGGGCCCAGTCCTTGCCCAAGATGGGCAGCAGATGCCCTAGCACATCAGATTTCGTTATAGTGCCATCAATATCTGATACAACaatcttatcatcatgattccATAGGAAAATGTGGCACTTGCATCGTGTTGTTCCCTGATAGGCTGTTGTAACTGAGAACAGGGCTTCATTGCTTCCCTCTCTCAAGTTTAGTTTTTCCTGTAGGAAAAGAGCTTGGGTCACAATCAATTCACTAAATGAAAAGACCTCATTTCATTAATTATCCGAGGCCCAAAGCAACATTTATACAAGTACATCTTATACACATTTGAAAGTTTCCCAAAGGTAGACACTTACAATTTGTTCTGATGTCAGTCTCAAACTCTTCTTGTAGCGATCTCCAGAGGGCCTGCGGTCCTTCCGATCTTCAAGATCCTCAGACTCAGAGGAATCTGTCCCTGGGGTATGGCCGTGAAGTCCCTTCTTCTTTGGAGTGCCTGGTGGGGTGGTTTGAGTCTCAGCAGCTGTAACCTCAACGAGGTTTGGATCACTGGGATTTAGGATCTCCTCTGTCACAGATTTTTCACTGCCCTGCTAGAAACAGTAACAAAATTAGAAATATACATTACTTTTGGTAAAACTGTAGTTTTTCAGAATTTCTGATTACCAAAGTTCTGAATTTTTTCAATGAATTAGATGCAAAGTGAACACAATAGACAACAGTAGACataaaaatattcttaaaatatcTAAAAAGTACCTCTAAAGATCCAGAAACTTCCTTCTTCACTGCAATATCTTCACTTTTGTTTTGAGGAGCATCAGCGTCCTCTGGATTGGTGCGCCTCCAAGAGAACCAAGAGTATCCCTTTGACTCAGACCTCTTTCTGATCTCCTTCTTGATCATGTGTTCCTTATAGAGAGCTTCTGAGAGTTTCTgttaaaagggaggagggggatcatATAAATTTGGAGAAATCATAAGCAGGTTTTTCTATActcaaagagataaaaaaaatatatatatatctcgtgaTCACTGCAAAGATGTCTTTCTGATTTGGCAAAATATTTCTGACTAGAAATTTCAATTACCAGAATGAATCaaaaaagaattatgaaaatCTACCTGAGGCACAGGTCGCTGGAACAACACAAGAGAGAGAATCTGTGGTGAAACAGTGCGCCAATTCAGGTACTTGCCCCCAAACCTAACAACAAGGTCAGGGTTTTCGAGAATTTGTGGATTTTCACAAAAATCATCGTAAGTGACTAGACTTTGCATAAAAAGACTCTCTGGGAAGTCTCCCTCGTATTCATGGAGGCGGCCACATAGCGAGAAGGCAATATCATGGTAACCCCTGGaaataagaaaacataaataaataggtattATCATGATAccaatgttatcatcaatattacttttttctGTCCTTAGGGGGTTAATCATCAAACCACAGACCTATTcaattatcaatttcttttttctaattcacTTTCCTTTAACTTCAGAAATTATCACATACTTGTAGTCAAAGATGGGGTGCCGGTAATCTTCAAAGTCCGAATCGCTGCACAGTTTTGGTCCTCCAATGGCTCCCTCGACACTGTGCGGAGACTGAGGCAAGGAAGGACCATTACCGgactcaacatcatcatccttcaCAGCGCTTgctaaaaatgaaaaacagaaaaaaatcattttcttgCTAAAAACGGGTATATACATTCTCTTAAAAAATTCAAATCTTTTATGCTCTTCGGTAAATGATTACTTACAATATAGTCACAATTATACGATCCAGGAATAATCAAGTTTACATACACATCCAACCAGTAAAATTACAGCAAGTTTGACTTTTTAAACATGCATTAAAAATGACAAATATCCTATTTAAATATTCAAATACCAAATTTTACACCTCCATAAGTACACTAATTTTTTTCAATACATCATAGATATCTTCTACTCCCTTTCTTGAAATAAGGGCTCCAGATTTATAACTTCCATTACATACTGTACAACATGACAACCTTGATCAGCATAATTTCAAATAAAACTTTGGTTTATATAGTTTGTATACTTACACCTCTCTACTCATCTTACAAAACTATATCTGACATTTAAATTGTTAACTTTGCTAATGGTAAAACTATTTCTTTCTTCATGAACTTACACTGTTAGTACATAAACCTTGATATTATATTACTAATCTCCTTGCATTAAAAAGAGTTAGTGTGTTATACAAAGCACTAAACCTAATCACCTTTGTACCAACTAATAGGCTGATCTACACAtagcataatatataaatagcctTACAACTAGGAGAGAAGTCTTGAgctttaaaaagaaaacaatcattTAGTGAACATCATATTAAATGGAGCACTTTTAAAGAGTCTtgtttcattatcaatgtcaCCAAAAATGAAATAGCATTCATCAGAATATCCATTTGCAATCTGGAAAAACGACAATATCTGAGCACTAGGAATGCTTGTTAAAACCAAAATGATAAAGTAACAAGGAGAACTGCCTTATGTTTTTCGTTAATCATATAATATGTTCCACTATACACTAAGAACTCTTACATCAGTAACAGACAGGAGACTATTGTAAATTAGTGATTTGATACTAAGGATTATTATTCACTCTATTGTTCAGTTACTAAATGCTtaaatcatcactgatattatagcattactattattgttcactTAATTCCAAAGACATGGATGCAcacaaatgatagtaattatttaaAACGTCATTCATGCTTTTAGCTAAAATAGCCAAATAATTTACATGCTCTTTGAGTTAACATTCACCCCACTTTTCCAACACGTCATCAATTCTTAAATTATCATTGAAGTCGGGTTAGTATGCAGAAAATACACCCTGATACAGGTCAAACTCCCACGCCCACAACTCGGCCTAAGAGCGAAAGCACATTACGAACTACTTGGATAAGTAAGTCATACCAGAGGAGAAGCTGTTGTAGCCCGGCTTTTCTGGAACCTTGAAGTTACGGGGGAAATACAGTGCTGCCACTTCTGGGTCTAGTTCCTCCAGATTCAGGTCATCAAGGTAGATGCCCTCACTCTCTGGATTGTGACGAGCTTTCTTGGTAGCCCGCATGAAGCTAAACATACTGCCCAACACAGACCGCTCATCATCTAGGGGGGAAACAAGCCCAGACATGCTACAAGGTGTCTTTGGAAACCGACTCTTCGAGAGATGGatcaagcaaagaaaaaaaaaattggtgattgcaacatattgttataattgaCTTTGCAATCACTCCCAGAAAGATAACGCTGTCCATCTCATTAGGAATCGGTTTTCAACAATAAAAAGTACCCAAGTTATATAGGATGACAAGGTAAACATACTGATCCCAACACAAAGCATCTACTCCGTAAATAAATTCCTATATCATATTTGACTAAGTTTTGTCTATCAGTCTCAGCAACCATATTTAATATGTAAGcatgtaattaatatttttaagaaGCCTCACCCAACACCGCTGATTTGTTTTTTACACTTCTTAAAAGTAGGTTTCATTGATGCTCattatgtttaaatatttttggGGCAAGACTGTGTAAACCAAAAGCTTACATAAATACTTCAAAGACTTACTTACTCTTAACTATTTAAAAAATTACATCATATTTTACCACAAACTCGCAGCAGTAAACAAGATCCAGAAAAGAGTCGCTTTCTGAATTTACTTGTATGAATAGGTGCCAAAAAAATAGCAGCATAATGAGCAACAATTTTCAACTATCATTCCTTTtcttgcaataataattattgtcagaCAAGAACTTCTTTATCTGCATCTTTTATTCAATCTTACCGACAAATACTTAGCCTACAAG harbors:
- the LOC125043925 gene encoding phosphatidate phosphatase LPIN3-like isoform X2, translating into MEGQGSKTDGEETVRLSKSIRRKRKKRCNGKKSRPKSTGSQSSDTSTTSEVADINAVLPSGGSPGNQDGIFVMDDIENNEKSGPSTSTPTSHMAQSSSMPLLREKSREEVVDEWSGSMSRSMGPDFHPFSDTDLSPPPSPSTSRPPTPIKSDTEYEVERQRTDFIDGSSQTDENKWSWTWGELPTPPPKTPTRTSSSAADSSEMKSESDMKKSSKGEASAVKDDDVESGNGPSLPQSPHSVEGAIGGPKLCSDSDFEDYRHPIFDYKGYHDIAFSLCGRLHEYEGDFPESLFMQSLVTYDDFCENPQILENPDLVVRFGGKYLNWRTVSPQILSLVLFQRPVPQKLSEALYKEHMIKKEIRKRSESKGYSWFSWRRTNPEDADAPQNKSEDIAVKKEVSGSLEQGSEKSVTEEILNPSDPNLVEVTAAETQTTPPGTPKKKGLHGHTPGTDSSESEDLEDRKDRRPSGDRYKKSLRLTSEQIEKLNLREGSNEALFSVTTAYQGTTRCKCHIFLWNHDDKIVVSDIDGTITKSDVLGHLLPILGKDWAQSGVAQLFTKIKNNGYHFLYLSARAIGQARITRDYLRSIKQGDLSLPDGPLLLNPTSLVQAFHREVIEKKPEEFKISCLRDIQALYPPARNPFYSGYGNKINDVWAYRAVGIPISRIFTINHRGELKHELTQTFQSSYIRQSKVVDETFPPLPRTMVPRNLVGFMYSDSEAENCSCSDNDICDCYDSDWEGFPSGIDLSELGS
- the LOC125043925 gene encoding phosphatidate phosphatase LPIN1-like isoform X1, whose amino-acid sequence is MEGQGSKTDGEETVRLSKSIRRKRKKRCNGKKSRPKSTGSQSSDTSTTSEVADINAVLPSGGSPGNQDGIFVMDDIENNEKSGPSTSTPTSHMAQSSSMPLLREKSREEVVDEWSGSMSRSMGPDFHPFSDTDLSPPPSPSTSRPPTPIKSDTEYEVERQRTDFIDGSSQTDENKWSWTWGELPTPPPKTPTRTSSSAADSSEMKSESDMKKSSKGEDDERSVLGSMFSFMRATKKARHNPESEGIYLDDLNLEELDPEVAALYFPRNFKVPEKPGYNSFSSASAVKDDDVESGNGPSLPQSPHSVEGAIGGPKLCSDSDFEDYRHPIFDYKGYHDIAFSLCGRLHEYEGDFPESLFMQSLVTYDDFCENPQILENPDLVVRFGGKYLNWRTVSPQILSLVLFQRPVPQKLSEALYKEHMIKKEIRKRSESKGYSWFSWRRTNPEDADAPQNKSEDIAVKKEVSGSLEGSEKSVTEEILNPSDPNLVEVTAAETQTTPPGTPKKKGLHGHTPGTDSSESEDLEDRKDRRPSGDRYKKSLRLTSEQIEKLNLREGSNEALFSVTTAYQGTTRCKCHIFLWNHDDKIVVSDIDGTITKSDVLGHLLPILGKDWAQSGVAQLFTKIKNNGYHFLYLSARAIGQARITRDYLRSIKQGDLSLPDGPLLLNPTSLVQAFHREVIEKKPEEFKISCLRDIQALYPPARNPFYSGYGNKINDVWAYRAVGIPISRIFTINHRGELKHELTQTFQSSYIRQSKVVDETFPPLPRTMVPRNLVGFMYSDSEAENCSCSDNDICDCYDSDWEGFPSGIDLSELGS